The Stigmatopora nigra isolate UIUO_SnigA chromosome 23, RoL_Snig_1.1, whole genome shotgun sequence genome includes the window GTCCATGGTCCAGACGGAGGAGCAGTACGTCTTCATCCACCAGTGCGTCCTCCTCATGTggcacaagaagaagaagaagaagcggagACGCTCGCCCGCCtccgacgacgatgacgacgacgacgaccgcCACGTGGACGACGACCACGCCGCCAAGACGTAGCGTCGTCCCCGGGGGGCCCCCttgggagaaaaaagaaaaaaaaggctcccGTGGATTGGACGTGGAGCGCCGTCAATCACAAgttggcttcatttttttttttgtttggggagTTCATGCTAACTCaaaaaggagattttttttctaacaaaatGAACATTCAGAGAATGAACTTTTGACGTTCATTTTCATGATTTAACACAAGAAAAAGGTTCCTTTTCCGCGCTTTTCACTGGGccagagggtgccggagcctacccTAAAGGGGGactatttgccatttttttcttcattttgttaACAAGTCAATATTCCTATTTTTTGCGGCACTTTTGCTTTCACGTCAACGTGGTCGTCACTTTTACAAAACAAGTTGGAGAAGCAAAGTACAAGAAAATGAATTGCCTTCCGCTTGAAACCAATTTGCcactggcggccattttggctccaagaGACCTTGGGACTTCTGCCTTATCGGAGACgttgaaccattttttttttttgttgcactcaGGAGAAGccacaaaaaagaggaaaaccaGCCGTCCAATCAAAGACAAAGTTGGttctctgcctttttttttgtatttttcttttgcttttctggattttttttcaggaggaaCATTTGAAGGCTGTGTAAATATGCTCCAAGCACTCTTTTTACTTGTCATGACTGTAaaagttggtgtttttttttttgttcattaggggtgggccattttttttgtccactaaAAAATCGGGGGATTTTGGTACGCTCCACTCGTGTTGTCGTCGGTGccgttttgctttgttttttggttgtttttttggctcGTCGTcgtgtgatttttttggaggaaacgCACGTACGGGGGGGGGGGCAtgtgaaagaaataaaaagtgtttggtgaaaataaagtgttttttgGGCCAAAGAAATTGGAAAGAAGACGCTCCAAATGGGTTGAAcattattgggttttttttaatgaaacagaCCAATTTGACACTTtgattcttgaaaaaaaagagtttaacATTTGCTGTGAATTTTTCAAAACGGACAAACTAtgtacaactattttttttttttgttttttctttgggaTACCTACATTTTTGTAAAGAAAGTTCAAAACGGACAAACTATGTAgaactatttttttggttttgaattTTGGGATAGCTGACTTTTTGAGAAGAAAGTTGAACATTGGCCTAGAATTTTCAAatcgttctattttttttcactttttagacATTTTGCTTCCTGAAATTtgctatgatttttttcaaaacggACATATTAtgtacaactatttttttttttcatttttgggatACCTCACTTGGCTTATAATTTTCGAATCCTACTTTCTAGaactattttttccctttttaaacttCTTTAAAGTTGAACATTTTCCGATATTTTTCAAAACGTACGTACgatataaaactatttttttttcacttaaatggcttcttgaaaaaaacaaaaagcggAACGTTTGTCTTGAATTGAACTAAAACGTACTTTAGCGTACGTTCCAATAACCATCAAGAGAAAAGGGGCGGAGTCCAATTTGGACCGCCGTCGGAGCCCTCAAATCGGGAGCCGATTTACCAAAAGAACGGCAGGGCAGAACGGCCCAGAGTTAACGACGACGACGTTTACGGGCTTGGCGTTTACGGGCTTGGCGTTTACGGGCTTGGCGCCGGTTGGTCTGACCTGTTAGAAGCAGGTGACGGTCATGTCGTAGAGCATAAAGCGGCCCCTGTCCTTCATGTGCACCAGCATCATGTCCACTCGGCCGCGGCTGTCCAGGTGCGAGATCTGGAAGTAGCCTCGGGATTGGCTGTGGCCGATCAGCTGGGCGCGCACGGGCGTGGCCACCGACCACAGCGGCTCGTTGTTGTCTTTGCGCAGCGTCATGGCCATGATGCAGCAACTCTAAGGGTGGGGGGGACAGTTGGTGGTCGGCGTTTAAACATCGGGAGCCACGTTAAAGCCCGCACATTCGGCCAATGGCGTGGTCCGGAACGCCACTTTTCTATTTCTGGTGCTAATTCCATGACTTGAATGTATTGGCATGACCACTttttgtacccttaaaatggccttcgAGTGGTTGAATTTGAGTGTACCAGAAAATAGGCTATCACTCTCTctctgtgttgttgttgttgtatttgggCCCAAAAAAGCATCGTagcattcaattgaattccaAGTCTAGTCGCAGCTCTCACCTTGGAGGTCATTCGTATCCCTCCCCGCAAGACGTGGCAGAAGGTCTTGAGTGGGCGGTGGGTCTGCGTGTTATCTCTCCGGATGGGGCGCAGGGTCACCCCGCAGGTGCCCACGTCCGGCACGTAATACAGCGGGTGGAACATCTCCGACAGGAGGACCTTGCAGGTGTCGTGAATGTGGAGGTGCAGGCTGTACGCCGCCGAATACGGGTCGGCAGGAAGGCGGGGCACCGCTTGCCAGTAGGGGCTGCGTAAAGGGGAAGGAGGGGGACCTTAGCGTATCAGCCTGGCATCCACGGACCACAACGTACCTGATGGGAGATCCCAGGAGACATCTCTCCAGCAGATTGTCCATGTGCAGGGTCGCCAGGACAAAGGCCAGGGTGCCGGTAAACTGTGGGCACGCAAAGACTTTCAGTTTCAGCGCCATTTACCGGGGCCCAGGTTTTTCCCACGGCTCTCACCGTCCAGAAGCCCACCAGGAAGCAGGGCGGGTAGAAGTTGACGTGAAGCATGGCGTCGTAGGACATCAGGCGAGACGTCAAGCGGATGTTGGCGCGGTCCGTGCGGCAGATGAGCGAGCGCCACTTGGGGCGGCGACGGCTGCGGGGTTCTCGGACGGCCGTGCTCAGCGTGATCTCTTGCAGGTAGGGCAGACGCGCCTGGACGCA containing:
- the LOC144181576 gene encoding F-box only protein 15-like — encoded protein: MAAAAAALLSRTSTRTSASATLRRRFPSALPGTSTPASAPASAPAFFLGGNNSRRRAGHLVSLDWENYYSPPSSALERLPPEILMKILSYLDGASLLMVNIVNKYFHRLSNDEPMWRRIYLSACGIHQSITHSIFVANWKKQFLWKMGGQEFCKWKPHFPGDLLFMGSYELSTFLNQNVVLWEVTLRERSGREVKPKLDSVTIFGSSVILTWRGCVQARLPYLQEITLSTAVREPRSRRRPKWRSLICRTDRANIRLTSRLMSYDAMLHVNFYPPCFLVGFWTFTGTLAFVLATLHMDNLLERCLLGSPISPYWQAVPRLPADPYSAAYSLHLHIHDTCKVLLSEMFHPLYYVPDVGTCGVTLRPIRRDNTQTHRPLKTFCHVLRGGIRMTSKSCCIMAMTLRKDNNEPLWSVATPVRAQLIGHSQSRGYFQISHLDSRGRVDMMLVHMKDRGRFMLYDMTVTCF